A single genomic interval of Corylus avellana chromosome ca10, CavTom2PMs-1.0 harbors:
- the LOC132164448 gene encoding NAC domain-containing protein 2-like: MEVKGNIPSEFYLLPYEDHSIDITARKRKREDEYLSTVPPGYRFNPDDDVLIRDYLKPKVFNEPMPQNQMIDVNIYLYSPEILAETYKQYGGETEMYFFTPRDRKYPNGSRSYRAAGDGFWRLSAAEKQVKDSTNTVIGFKKTLVFYKGKFPKGDSTNWLMHEYRIINPPIDQNDMKLDDWTLCRIYNLRAEDAPRGAVGGGADVRLARIQNFMFRG, translated from the exons ATGGAGGTGAAGGGGAATATTCCTTCAGAGTTTTATCTTTTGCCTTATGAGGATCACTCAATCGATATCACTGCTAGAAAGCGGAAGCGAGAAGATGAGTACTTGAGCACTGTGCCACCTGGGTATAGGTTCAACCCCGACGACGATGTGCTAATTCGGGATTACTTGAAGCCCAAGGTCTTTAACGAGCCCATGCCACAAAACCAGATGATCGACGTTAACATATATCTCTACAGCCCCGAGATTCTTGCAG aaacatacaaacaatatgGAGGAGAAACTGAAATGTACTTTTTTACTCCAAGAGATCGAAAGTACCCAAATGGAAGTCGTTCATATCGAGCAGCTGGCGATGGATTTTGGAGGCTTTCTGCAGCAGAGAAGCAAGTTAAAGATTCGACAAACACTGTAATTGGGTTTAAGAAGACACTGGTTTTCTACAAAGGAAAATTTCCAAAGGGTGACAGCACTAACTGGCTTATGCATGAATATAGAATCATCAATCCTCCAATTGATCAAAATGATATGAaa TTGGACGACTGGACTCTATGCAGGATCTATAATTTGAGGGCGGAAGATGCGCCACGTGGGGCCGTAGGAGGCGGAGCTGATGTCAGGCTGGCTCGGATCCAGAATTTCATGTTTAGGGggtag